From Camelina sativa cultivar DH55 chromosome 7, Cs, whole genome shotgun sequence, one genomic window encodes:
- the LOC104700353 gene encoding myb-related protein Myb4-like, with protein MGRAPCCEKMGMKRGPWTPEEDQILINYIHLYGHSNWRALPKHAGLLRCGKSCRLRWINYLRPDIKRGNFTPQEEETIINLHESLGNRWSAIAAKLPGRTDNEIKNVWHTHLKKRVNKKQNNGGDTKDINGINETSQTTTHDEDKESMIVETTSPQQFSSSITTFDISNNHIMSYEDISALVDESFWSDFVSVDNSNHHKEKKLEEDWEVLLDRNIKRNSYNNSELYDDDMEFWFELFTSNRRIEEFSDIPEC; from the exons ATGGGAAGAGCACCATGTTGTGAGAAAATGGGGATGAAGAGAGGACCGTGGACTCCTGAAGAAGATCAAATCTTGATTAACTATATTCATCTTTATGGTCATTCGAATTGGCGAGCTCTCCCTAAACACGCAG GTTTACTTAGATGTGGGAAAAGTTGCAGACTTCGTTGGATcaattatctgagacctgacaTCAAACGTGGCAATTTCACtcctcaagaagaagaaactatcATCAATCTGCATGAAAGCTTGGGCAACAg atgGTCTGCGATTGCTGCAAAGTTGCCGGGACGAACCgacaatgaaataaaaaatgtttggCACACTCATTTGAAGAAGAGagtcaacaaaaaacaaaacaatggcGGAGACACCAAAGACATTAACGGAATTAACGAGACCAGTCAGACCACCACACATGATGAAGACAAAGAATCTATGATTGTGGAGACAACCTCTCCGCAACAGTTTTCTAGTAGCATTACGACGTTTGATATTTCAAACAACCATATTATGTCGTACGAGGATATTTCTGCCTTGGTAGATGAGAGCTTTTGGTCGGACTTCGTATCGGTAGATAATTCGAATCATCATAAGGAGAAGAAGCTAGAGGAGGATTGGGAGGTATTGCTAGATAGGAATATTAAGAGaaatagttataataattcGGAGTTGTATGATGATGACATGGAGTTTTGGTTTGAGCTTTTCACTAGTAATCGTAGAATTGAGGAATTTTCCGACATACCTGAgtgttaa
- the LOC104700355 gene encoding cysteine--tRNA ligase, chloroplastic/mitochondrial-like isoform X2 — protein MASSILNLFKSCRPFTPIRFSSLPKSQFRSQSLFKPEKETQARRCFTTLSSLTDGGDSIPEGKELWLHNTMSRKKELFKPKVDGKVGMYVCGVTAYDLSHIGHARVYVTFDVLLRYLKHLGYEVSYVRNFTDVDDKIIARANELGEDPISLSRRFCEEFNRDMEQLQCLDPSVQPRVSDHIPQIIDLIKQILDNGYAYKVDGDIYFSVDELPTYGKLSGRKLEDNRAGERVAVDTRKKHPADFALWKAAKEGEPFWESPWGRGRPGWHIECSAMSAAYLGYSFDIHGGGMDLVFPHHENEIAQSCAACDSSNISYWIHNGFVTVDSEKMSKSLGNFFTIRQVIDLYHPLALRLFLMGTHYRSPINYSDFLLESASERIFYIYQTLDDCESVLGEKDLAFDNDSVPSDTLTIINTFRSEFIASMSDDLLTPVTLAAMSEPLKTINDLIHTRKGKKQARREESLKALETTIRDVLTILGIMPTSYSEVLVQLKEKALKRAGLEEEDVLQRVQERTDARKNKEYERSDAIRKDLASVGIALMDSPEGTTWRPAIPLALQEPVTTP, from the exons ATGGCTTCTTCTATTCTTAATCTCTTCAAATCATGTAGACCCTTTACTCCGATacgcttctcttctcttcccaaGTCTCAGTTCAGAAGTCAATCTCTCTTTAAACCGGAAAAGGAAACTCAAGCCCGTCGATGTTTCACGACTCTGTCATCACTAACGGACGGTGGAGATTCGATTCCAGAAGGAAAGGAGCTGTGGCTGCACAACACGATGAGTAGGAAGAAGGAGCTGTTCAAGCCCAAGGTCGATGGTAAAGTTGGAATGTACGTTTGCGGTGTTACAGCTTATGATCTCAGCCACATTGGGCACGCACGAGTCTACGTCACGTTCGATGTTCTCTTGAG GTACCTTAAGCATCTAGGATATGAAGTGTCTTATGTTCGAAATTTCACGGATGTGGATGACAAG atAATTGCCCGAGCGAATGAATTAGGGGAAGATCCAATCAGTTTGAGCAGACGTTTCTGTGAGGAATTTAATCGAGATATGGAACAGCTTCAGTGTCTAGATCCTTCTGTCCAACCACGAGTCTCAGATCATATACCTCAAATCATCGACCTGATCAAGCAG ATTCTTGACAATGGCTATGCCTACAAAGTTGATGGAGATATTTACTTCTCAGTCGACGAACTTCCAACATATGGAAAACTGTCTGGACGAAAATTAGAAGATAACCGTGCAGGCGAGAGAGTCGCAGTTGACACGAGGAAGAAACATCCAGCAGATTTTGCTCTGTGGAAA GCTGCAAAAGAAGGGGAGCCCTTTTGGGAGAGTCCGTGGGGAAGAGGGAGGCCCGGTTGGCACATAGAATGCAGTGCGATGAGTGCCGCTTATCTCGGTTATAGTTTTGACATACATGGTGGCGGAATGGATCTTGTGTTCCCTCACCATGAAAATGAAATTGCTCAGAGTTGTGCTGCTTGTGATAGCAGCAACATCAGCTACTGGATCCATAATGGTTTTGTTACTGTTGACTCCGAGAAGATGTCTAAATCCTTGGGGAACTTCTTCACAATCAGACAG GTTATAGACCTTTATCATCCTCTTGCTCTGAGACTTTTTCTAATGGGAACTCACTATCGATCTCCTATCAATTACTCTGATTTCCTCCTCGAAAGTGCTTCGGAGCGCATTTTCTATATTTATCAG ACGTTAGACGACTGTGAAAGCGTTTTAGGCGAGAAAGATTTGGCGTTTGACAATGATTCTGTTCCTTCAGACACTTTGACAATCATCAACACATTCCGTAGTGAGTTTATTGCCTCGATGTCTGATGATCTCCTTACACCTGTAACTCTGGCAGCAATGTCAGAACCATTGAAAACTATCAACGATCTCATTCACACCCGAAAG GGGAAAAAGCAAGCAAGAAGAGAAGAGTCACTTAAGGCTCTAGAGACAACAATCAGAGATGTTCTTACTATCTTAGGGATAATGCCCACAAGTTACTCAGAG GTTCTTGTTCAGCTAAAAGAGAAGGCGCTAAAGCGAGCTGGacttgaagaggaagatgtgtTGCAGAGAGTGCAAGAGAGAACAGACGCGAGAAAGAATAAAGAATATGAAAGATCTGATGCAATTAGGAAAGATTTGGCATCTGTTGGGATCGCTTTGATGGATAGTCCTGAGGGAACAACTTGGAGACCAGCCATTCCTCTTGCCCTTCAAGAACCTGTAACTACACCTTGA
- the LOC104700355 gene encoding cysteine--tRNA ligase, chloroplastic/mitochondrial-like isoform X1, with protein sequence MEQLQCLDPSVQPRVSDHIPQIIDLIKQILDNGYAYKVDGDIYFSVDELPTYGKLSGRKLEDNRAGERVAVDTRKKHPADFALWKAAKEGEPFWESPWGRGRPGWHIECSAMSAAYLGYSFDIHGGGMDLVFPHHENEIAQSCAACDSSNISYWIHNGFVTVDSEKMSKSLGNFFTIRQVIDLYHPLALRLFLMGTHYRSPINYSDFLLESASERIFYIYQTLDDCESVLGEKDLAFDNDSVPSDTLTIINTFRSEFIASMSDDLLTPVTLAAMSEPLKTINDLIHTRKGKKQARREESLKALETTIRDVLTILGIMPTSYSEVLVQLKEKALKRAGLEEEDVLQRVQERTDARKNKEYERSDAIRKDLASVGIALMDSPEGTTWRPAIPLALQEPVTTP encoded by the exons ATGGAACAGCTTCAGTGTCTAGATCCTTCTGTCCAACCACGAGTCTCAGATCATATACCTCAAATCATCGACCTCATCAAGCAG ATTCTTGACAATGGCTATGCCTACAAAGTTGATGGAGATATTTACTTCTCAGTCGACGAACTTCCAACATATGGAAAACTGTCTGGACGAAAATTAGAAGATAACCGTGCAGGCGAGAGAGTCGCAGTTGACACGAGGAAGAAACATCCAGCAGATTTTGCTCTGTGGAAA GCTGCAAAAGAAGGGGAGCCCTTTTGGGAGAGTCCGTGGGGAAGAGGGAGGCCCGGTTGGCACATAGAATGCAGTGCGATGAGTGCCGCTTATCTCGGTTATAGTTTTGACATACATGGTGGCGGAATGGATCTTGTGTTCCCTCACCATGAAAATGAAATTGCTCAGAGTTGTGCTGCTTGTGATAGCAGCAACATCAGCTACTGGATCCATAATGGTTTTGTTACTGTTGACTCCGAGAAGATGTCTAAATCCTTGGGGAACTTCTTCACAATCAGACAG GTTATAGACCTTTATCATCCTCTTGCTCTGAGACTTTTTCTAATGGGAACTCACTATCGATCTCCTATCAATTACTCTGATTTCCTCCTCGAAAGTGCTTCGGAGCGCATTTTCTATATTTATCAG ACGTTAGACGACTGTGAAAGCGTTTTAGGCGAGAAAGATTTGGCGTTTGACAATGATTCTGTTCCTTCAGACACTTTGACAATCATCAACACATTCCGTAGTGAGTTTATTGCCTCGATGTCTGATGATCTCCTTACACCTGTAACTCTGGCAGCAATGTCAGAACCATTGAAAACTATCAACGATCTCATTCACACCCGAAAG GGGAAAAAGCAAGCAAGAAGAGAAGAGTCACTTAAGGCTCTAGAGACAACAATCAGAGATGTTCTTACTATCTTAGGGATAATGCCCACAAGTTACTCAGAG GTTCTTGTTCAGCTAAAAGAGAAGGCGCTAAAGCGAGCTGGacttgaagaggaagatgtgtTGCAGAGAGTGCAAGAGAGAACAGACGCGAGAAAGAATAAAGAATATGAAAGATCTGATGCAATTAGGAAAGATTTGGCATCTGTTGGGATCGCTTTGATGGATAGTCCTGAGGGAACAACTTGGAGACCAGCCATTCCTCTTGCCCTTCAAGAACCTGTAACTACACCTTGA
- the LOC104700356 gene encoding protein LIGHT-DEPENDENT SHORT HYPOCOTYLS 3, whose amino-acid sequence MDMIPQLMEGSSAYGGVTNLSIITNNSSSVTGAAAAEATQPPSSSSSPSANSSRYENQKRRDWNTFGQYLRNHRPPLSLSRCSGAHVLEFLRYLDQFGKTKVHTNVCHFYGHPNPPAPCPCPLRQAWGSLDALIGRLRAAFEENGGKPETNPFGARAVRLYLREVRDMQSKARGVSYEKKKRKRPLPQSSASSSSAVASHQQFQMLSGTSSTTQLKFEK is encoded by the coding sequence ATGGATATGATTCCTCAATTGATGGAAGGCTCTTCAGCTTACGGAGGTGTCACAAACCTCAGCATCATCACAAACAACTCCTCCTCCGTCACCGGAGCCGCCGCAGCTGAAGCAACGCAACCAccgtcttcctcttcctcacccTCGGCTAACTCAAGCCGTTACGAGAACCAGAAGAGGAGAGACTGGAACACGTTCGGACAGTACTTAAGGAACCATCGGCCACCGCTTTCGCTTTCCCGATGCAGTGGAGCTCACGTGCTCGAGTTCCTCCGTTACTTGGACCAGTTCGGTAAGACAAAAGTCCACACCAACGTTTGTCACTTTTACGGCCATCCAAATCCTCCGGCACCGTGTCCTTGTCCTCTCCGACAAGCTTGGGGAAGTCTCGACGCACTCATCGGTCGTCTTCGAGCTGCCTTTGAAGAGAACGGAGGTAAGCCTGAGACGAATCCTTTTGGAGCTCGTGCCGTTAGGCTTTACCTAAGGGAAGTTAGAGATATGCAGAGCAAAGCCAGAGGTGTTAGctatgagaagaagaagcgtaaGCGTCCTCTTCCTCAGTCGtctgcttcgtcttcttccgCCGTAGCTAGCCACCAGCAATTTCAAATGCTATCGGGTACTAGTTCTACTACTCAATTAAAGTTTGAGAAGTAA
- the LOC104700357 gene encoding uncharacterized protein LOC104700357 produces the protein MASISTWFRYMAHKLEYSLTLSLKSHRREKLSDRELIQIVCKNLFYGKITFLHSDKVPEMSPTMTAKENTLLIRKIPIANTRFVFIGDAVVLKDPNDSDKYLVRRLAAVEGFEMVSGAEKEEPFVLGKDQCWVTAENQELKAKEAYDSRTFGPVSTADIVGRAIYCLRTAVDHGPVRNSRTAMGHDSPILAVELDVEEMAKNHKA, from the exons ATGGCCTCAATCTCGACTTGGTTTCGATACATGGCTCACAAGCTCGAGTACTCCCTCACGCTCAGTCTCAAG AGTCATAGGAGAGAAAAACTGAGTGACAGGGAACTCATTCAAATAGTCTGCAAGAATCTATTCTATGGGAAAATAACATTCTTACACTCGGATAAAGTACCAGAGATGTCACCAACCATGACCGCAAAGGAAAACACACTTCTTATCCGTAAGATACCTATTGCTAATACCAG GTTTGTATTCATTGGAGATGCTGTCGTCTTAAAGGACCCAAACGATTCAGATAAGTACCTTGTAAGAAGATTAGCAGCTGTAGAAGGATTTGAAATGGTATCAGGTGCTGAAAAAGAGGAGCCTTTCGTTCTCGGAAAGGATCAGTGCTGGGTAACAGCTGAAAACCAGGAGCTTAAAGCTAAG GAAGCATATGATAGTCGAACATTTGGTCCTGTTTCAACAGCAGACATTGTTGGAAGAGCTATATATTGTCTGAGAACAGCCGTCGATCACGGTCCCGTTAGAAACAG TCGCACTGCAATGGGACACGATTCTCCAATCCTGGCCGTTGAATTGGACGTGGAGGAGATGGCTAAAAACCACAAGGCATAA